From one Catharus ustulatus isolate bCatUst1 chromosome 1, bCatUst1.pri.v2, whole genome shotgun sequence genomic stretch:
- the SPAG6 gene encoding sperm-associated antigen 6 isoform X4, with protein MELAEAIVKAGILPQLICSLPEENRYYKKAAAFVLRAIAKHSPQLAHAVVQCEALKMLVICLEDFDPGVKEGASWALGYIARHSAELSQAVVDAGTVPLLVLCIQEPEIALKRIAASTLSDISKHSPELAQTVVDAGAIAHLAKMILNPDAKLKRQVLSALSQIAKHSVDLAELVVEAEIFPVVFTCLKDSDEYVKKNGATLIREIVKHTPELSQFIVNSGGIAAVIDCIGSCKGTVRLPGIMTLGYVAAHSENLSMAVIVSKGISPLSACLIEEHEDHIKAAAAWALGQIGRHTVEHARHVAVANVLPTLLDIFMDTSSSEDLKIKTKKALKNILQKCTYLAALEPLLHDAPPNILKHVIAQYSKVLPHDSKARRLFVTTGGLKKVQEIKAEPGSLLQEYINTINNCYPEEIVRYYSPGYSDILLEKVENYQPVL; from the exons atggagctggcagaggcaATCGTGAAGGCAGGCATTCTTCCACAGCTCATATGTTCATTGCCTGAGGAGAAT CGTTACTACAAGAAAGCAGCTGCATTTGTGCTAAGAGCAATTGCTAAACATTCTCCACAACTAGCTCATGCAGTAGTTCAATGTGAAGCACTGAAAATGCTGGTGATTTGCTTGGAGGATTTTGACCCTGGAGTCAAAGAAGGTGCATCTTGGGCACTTGGGTATATTGCCCGCCACAGTGCAG AACTGTCACAAGCTGTGGTGGATGCAGGCACTGTTCCTCTTTTAGTGCTCTGTATCCAGGAGCcagaaattgctttgaaaaGGATTGCTGCTTCAACTCTCAGTGATATTTCAAAGCATTCTCCAGAGTTAGCACAGACAGTAGTGGATGCAGGAGCTATCGCTCACTTAGCTAAGATGATCCTGAACCCTGATGCTAAACTGAAg CGTCAGGTGCTGTCAGCTCTAAGCCAAATAGCAAAGCATTCAGTGGATCTTGCAGAGTTGGTGGTTGAAGCAGAAATTTTCCCAGTTGTGTTCACATGCCTGAAGGACTCAGATGAATATGTCAAGAAAAATGGTGCAACTTTAATTAGAGAGATAGTAAAGCATACGCCTGAG CTCTCACAGTTTATAGTAAATTCAGGTGGAATTGCTGCTGTGATTGATTGTATTGGCAGCTGCAAAGGGACTGTCAGACTGCCTGGCATCATGACACTTGGTTATGTGGCGGCTCATTCAGAGAACCTGTCAATGGCAGTGATTGTCTCCAAG GGAATATCACCACTGAGTGCCTGCTTGATAGAAGAACATGAAGATCATATtaaggcagcagctgcttgggCCTTGGGACAGATTGGAAGACATACTGTTGAGCATGCACGTCATGTTGCAGTAGCAAAcgtgctgcccacactgctcgATATCTTTATGGACACAAGCAGCTCAGAAgatcttaaaataaaa ACTAAGAAAGCCTTAAAGAACATTCTTCAGAAATGCACATATCTTGCAGCACTTGAACCACTGCTTCATGACGCCCCTCCCAACATTCTGAAGCATGTTATTGCACAGTATAGTAAG GTGTTACCACATGACAGTAAAGCACGTCGTCTCTTTGTAACAACTGGTGGACTTAAAAAGgttcaagaaataaaagcagaaccTGGGTCACTTCTTCAGGAATATATCAACACTATTAACAATTGCTATCCAGAGGAAATAGTAAG GTATTATTCCCCTGGATATTCTGATATACTTCTGGAAAAGGTGGAAAATTACCAACCAGTTTTATaa
- the SPAG6 gene encoding sperm-associated antigen 6 isoform X3, with protein MPGVVRLLRPLLLDVIPSVRQTAALALGRLADYDMELAEAIVKAGILPQLICSLPEENRYYKKAAAFVLRAIAKHSPQLAHAVVQCEALKMLVICLEDFDPGVKEGASWALGYIARHSAELSQAVVDAGTVPLLVLCIQEPEIALKRIAASTLSDISKHSPELAQTVVDAGAIAHLAKMILNPDAKLKRQVLSALSQIAKHSVDLAELVVEAEIFPVVFTCLKDSDEYVKKNGATLIREIVKHTPELSQFIVNSGGIAAVIDCIGSCKGTVRLPGIMTLGYVAAHSENLSMAVIVSKGISPLSACLIEEHEDHIKAAAAWALGQIGRHTVEHARHVAVANVLPTLLDIFMDTSSSEDLKIKTKKALKNILQKCTYLAALEPLLHDAPPNILKHVIAQYSKVLPHDSKARRLFVTTGGLKKVQEIKAEPGSLLQEYINTINNCYPEEIVRYYSPGYSDILLEKVENYQPVL; from the exons GTGTAGTGCGTTTGCTGAGACCTCTTTTGCTGGATGTCATCCCAAGCGTTCGACAGACCGCTGCCTTGGCTCTTGGGAGGCTTGCTGATTATGACatggagctggcagaggcaATCGTGAAGGCAGGCATTCTTCCACAGCTCATATGTTCATTGCCTGAGGAGAAT CGTTACTACAAGAAAGCAGCTGCATTTGTGCTAAGAGCAATTGCTAAACATTCTCCACAACTAGCTCATGCAGTAGTTCAATGTGAAGCACTGAAAATGCTGGTGATTTGCTTGGAGGATTTTGACCCTGGAGTCAAAGAAGGTGCATCTTGGGCACTTGGGTATATTGCCCGCCACAGTGCAG AACTGTCACAAGCTGTGGTGGATGCAGGCACTGTTCCTCTTTTAGTGCTCTGTATCCAGGAGCcagaaattgctttgaaaaGGATTGCTGCTTCAACTCTCAGTGATATTTCAAAGCATTCTCCAGAGTTAGCACAGACAGTAGTGGATGCAGGAGCTATCGCTCACTTAGCTAAGATGATCCTGAACCCTGATGCTAAACTGAAg CGTCAGGTGCTGTCAGCTCTAAGCCAAATAGCAAAGCATTCAGTGGATCTTGCAGAGTTGGTGGTTGAAGCAGAAATTTTCCCAGTTGTGTTCACATGCCTGAAGGACTCAGATGAATATGTCAAGAAAAATGGTGCAACTTTAATTAGAGAGATAGTAAAGCATACGCCTGAG CTCTCACAGTTTATAGTAAATTCAGGTGGAATTGCTGCTGTGATTGATTGTATTGGCAGCTGCAAAGGGACTGTCAGACTGCCTGGCATCATGACACTTGGTTATGTGGCGGCTCATTCAGAGAACCTGTCAATGGCAGTGATTGTCTCCAAG GGAATATCACCACTGAGTGCCTGCTTGATAGAAGAACATGAAGATCATATtaaggcagcagctgcttgggCCTTGGGACAGATTGGAAGACATACTGTTGAGCATGCACGTCATGTTGCAGTAGCAAAcgtgctgcccacactgctcgATATCTTTATGGACACAAGCAGCTCAGAAgatcttaaaataaaa ACTAAGAAAGCCTTAAAGAACATTCTTCAGAAATGCACATATCTTGCAGCACTTGAACCACTGCTTCATGACGCCCCTCCCAACATTCTGAAGCATGTTATTGCACAGTATAGTAAG GTGTTACCACATGACAGTAAAGCACGTCGTCTCTTTGTAACAACTGGTGGACTTAAAAAGgttcaagaaataaaagcagaaccTGGGTCACTTCTTCAGGAATATATCAACACTATTAACAATTGCTATCCAGAGGAAATAGTAAG GTATTATTCCCCTGGATATTCTGATATACTTCTGGAAAAGGTGGAAAATTACCAACCAGTTTTATaa
- the SPAG6 gene encoding sperm-associated antigen 6 isoform X1, which produces MSQRQVLQVFEQYQRARSQFAQAVANLAARPQSIDTLRSAGVVRLLRPLLLDVIPSVRQTAALALGRLADYDMELAEAIVKAGILPQLICSLPEENRYYKKAAAFVLRAIAKHSPQLAHAVVQCEALKMLVICLEDFDPGVKEGASWALGYIARHSAELSQAVVDAGTVPLLVLCIQEPEIALKRIAASTLSDISKHSPELAQTVVDAGAIAHLAKMILNPDAKLKRQVLSALSQIAKHSVDLAELVVEAEIFPVVFTCLKDSDEYVKKNGATLIREIVKHTPELSQFIVNSGGIAAVIDCIGSCKGTVRLPGIMTLGYVAAHSENLSMAVIVSKGISPLSACLIEEHEDHIKAAAAWALGQIGRHTVEHARHVAVANVLPTLLDIFMDTSSSEDLKIKTKKALKNILQKCTYLAALEPLLHDAPPNILKHVIAQYSKVLPHDSKARRLFVTTGGLKKVQEIKAEPGSLLQEYINTINNCYPEEIVRYYSPGYSDILLEKVENYQPVL; this is translated from the exons GTGTAGTGCGTTTGCTGAGACCTCTTTTGCTGGATGTCATCCCAAGCGTTCGACAGACCGCTGCCTTGGCTCTTGGGAGGCTTGCTGATTATGACatggagctggcagaggcaATCGTGAAGGCAGGCATTCTTCCACAGCTCATATGTTCATTGCCTGAGGAGAAT CGTTACTACAAGAAAGCAGCTGCATTTGTGCTAAGAGCAATTGCTAAACATTCTCCACAACTAGCTCATGCAGTAGTTCAATGTGAAGCACTGAAAATGCTGGTGATTTGCTTGGAGGATTTTGACCCTGGAGTCAAAGAAGGTGCATCTTGGGCACTTGGGTATATTGCCCGCCACAGTGCAG AACTGTCACAAGCTGTGGTGGATGCAGGCACTGTTCCTCTTTTAGTGCTCTGTATCCAGGAGCcagaaattgctttgaaaaGGATTGCTGCTTCAACTCTCAGTGATATTTCAAAGCATTCTCCAGAGTTAGCACAGACAGTAGTGGATGCAGGAGCTATCGCTCACTTAGCTAAGATGATCCTGAACCCTGATGCTAAACTGAAg CGTCAGGTGCTGTCAGCTCTAAGCCAAATAGCAAAGCATTCAGTGGATCTTGCAGAGTTGGTGGTTGAAGCAGAAATTTTCCCAGTTGTGTTCACATGCCTGAAGGACTCAGATGAATATGTCAAGAAAAATGGTGCAACTTTAATTAGAGAGATAGTAAAGCATACGCCTGAG CTCTCACAGTTTATAGTAAATTCAGGTGGAATTGCTGCTGTGATTGATTGTATTGGCAGCTGCAAAGGGACTGTCAGACTGCCTGGCATCATGACACTTGGTTATGTGGCGGCTCATTCAGAGAACCTGTCAATGGCAGTGATTGTCTCCAAG GGAATATCACCACTGAGTGCCTGCTTGATAGAAGAACATGAAGATCATATtaaggcagcagctgcttgggCCTTGGGACAGATTGGAAGACATACTGTTGAGCATGCACGTCATGTTGCAGTAGCAAAcgtgctgcccacactgctcgATATCTTTATGGACACAAGCAGCTCAGAAgatcttaaaataaaa ACTAAGAAAGCCTTAAAGAACATTCTTCAGAAATGCACATATCTTGCAGCACTTGAACCACTGCTTCATGACGCCCCTCCCAACATTCTGAAGCATGTTATTGCACAGTATAGTAAG GTGTTACCACATGACAGTAAAGCACGTCGTCTCTTTGTAACAACTGGTGGACTTAAAAAGgttcaagaaataaaagcagaaccTGGGTCACTTCTTCAGGAATATATCAACACTATTAACAATTGCTATCCAGAGGAAATAGTAAG GTATTATTCCCCTGGATATTCTGATATACTTCTGGAAAAGGTGGAAAATTACCAACCAGTTTTATaa
- the SPAG6 gene encoding sperm-associated antigen 6 isoform X2: MSQRQVLQVFEQYQRARSQFAQAVANLAARPQSIDTLRSAGVVRLLRPLLLDVIPSVRQTAALALGRLADYDMELAEAIVKAGILPQLICSLPEENRYYKKAAAFVLRAIAKHSPQLAHAVVQCEALKMLVICLEDFDPGVKEGASWALGYIARHSAELSQAVVDAGTVPLLVLCIQEPEIALKRIAASTLSDISKHSPELAQTVVDAGAIAHLAKMILNPDAKLKRQVLSALSQIAKHSVDLAELVVEAEIFPVVFTCLKDSDEYVKKNGATLIREIVKHTPELSQFIVNSGGIAAVIDCIGSCKGTVRLPGIMTLGYVAAHSENLSMAVIVSKGISPLSACLIEEHEDHIKAAAAWALGQIGRHTVEHARHVAVANVLPTLLDIFMDTSSSEDLKIKTKKALKNILQKCTYLAALEPLLHDAPPNILKHVIAQYSKDPFQESLLRLIQPGSHSVEEEGRERAISCLLASSSLAVLVVGDM; this comes from the exons GTGTAGTGCGTTTGCTGAGACCTCTTTTGCTGGATGTCATCCCAAGCGTTCGACAGACCGCTGCCTTGGCTCTTGGGAGGCTTGCTGATTATGACatggagctggcagaggcaATCGTGAAGGCAGGCATTCTTCCACAGCTCATATGTTCATTGCCTGAGGAGAAT CGTTACTACAAGAAAGCAGCTGCATTTGTGCTAAGAGCAATTGCTAAACATTCTCCACAACTAGCTCATGCAGTAGTTCAATGTGAAGCACTGAAAATGCTGGTGATTTGCTTGGAGGATTTTGACCCTGGAGTCAAAGAAGGTGCATCTTGGGCACTTGGGTATATTGCCCGCCACAGTGCAG AACTGTCACAAGCTGTGGTGGATGCAGGCACTGTTCCTCTTTTAGTGCTCTGTATCCAGGAGCcagaaattgctttgaaaaGGATTGCTGCTTCAACTCTCAGTGATATTTCAAAGCATTCTCCAGAGTTAGCACAGACAGTAGTGGATGCAGGAGCTATCGCTCACTTAGCTAAGATGATCCTGAACCCTGATGCTAAACTGAAg CGTCAGGTGCTGTCAGCTCTAAGCCAAATAGCAAAGCATTCAGTGGATCTTGCAGAGTTGGTGGTTGAAGCAGAAATTTTCCCAGTTGTGTTCACATGCCTGAAGGACTCAGATGAATATGTCAAGAAAAATGGTGCAACTTTAATTAGAGAGATAGTAAAGCATACGCCTGAG CTCTCACAGTTTATAGTAAATTCAGGTGGAATTGCTGCTGTGATTGATTGTATTGGCAGCTGCAAAGGGACTGTCAGACTGCCTGGCATCATGACACTTGGTTATGTGGCGGCTCATTCAGAGAACCTGTCAATGGCAGTGATTGTCTCCAAG GGAATATCACCACTGAGTGCCTGCTTGATAGAAGAACATGAAGATCATATtaaggcagcagctgcttgggCCTTGGGACAGATTGGAAGACATACTGTTGAGCATGCACGTCATGTTGCAGTAGCAAAcgtgctgcccacactgctcgATATCTTTATGGACACAAGCAGCTCAGAAgatcttaaaataaaa ACTAAGAAAGCCTTAAAGAACATTCTTCAGAAATGCACATATCTTGCAGCACTTGAACCACTGCTTCATGACGCCCCTCCCAACATTCTGAAGCATGTTATTGCACAGTATAGTAAG GACCCCTTCCAAGAGAGTTTGCTGCGTCTTATCCAGCCTGGAAGTCACAGtgtggaggaggaaggcagggaaagggCCATATCCTGTCTCCTTGCTAGTTCCTCCTTGGCAGTTCTTGTTGTGGGAGATATGTGA